In Solanum pennellii chromosome 7, SPENNV200, the following are encoded in one genomic region:
- the LOC107024383 gene encoding transcription factor bHLH35, whose translation MDNIGDEYKNYWETTMFLQSEELDSYFDEPISSYYDSSSPDGSQSSMASKNIVSERNRRKKLNERLFALRAVVPNISKMDKASIIKDAIDYIEELHKQERRIRGEISELESGRSSSKKNSNDVEFEQDESFDSKPKRSRRFEMQYGYDSSGSTTRSPPSSSPVDVLELRVSSMGEKTVVVSLTCSKRTDTMVKVCEVFESLNIKIISANITAFSGRLLKTAFIEADEEERDLLKLRIETAIASLNDPDSPMSS comes from the exons gggAAACAACTATGTTTTTACAATCAGAAGAGCTCGATAG CTATTTCGATGAGCCAATTTCATCGTATTATGATTCAAGTTCACCGGATGGGTCACAATCATCGATGGCATCGAAGAACATTGTATCAGAGAGGAATAGGAGGAAGAAATTGAATGAAAGGTTATTTGCACTTAGAGCTGTGGTCCCAAACATAAGCAAG ATGGATAAAGCTTCAATAATCAAAGATGCAATTGATTATATTGAAGAATTACATAAACAAGAGAGAAGAATTCGAGGAGAAATTTCAGAGCTTGAATCTGGAAGATCATCGTCAAAGAAGAATAGTAACGATGTTGAATTTGAACAAGATGAAAGTTTCGATTCAAAGCCTAAAAGATCGAGAAGATTTGAGATGCAATATGGATATGATTCTTCAGGATCAACTACTAGATCACCACCATCTTCTTCCCCTGTTGATGTTCTTGAg TTGAGGGTATCTTCAATGGGAGAAAAGACAGTTGTGGTGAGTCTTACTTGCAGCAAAAGAACAGACACAATGGTTAAAGTTTGTGAAGTTTTTGAATCtttgaatatcaaaataattagtgCAAATATCACTGCTTTCTCTGGGAGGCTTCTCAAGACAGCTTTCATTGAG GCTGATGAAGAAGAGAGGGATCTTTTGAAGTTGAGGATTGAAACAGCTATAGCTTCTCTAAACGATCCCGATAGCCCGATGAGTTCTTAG